The Streptococcus mitis genome has a segment encoding these proteins:
- the hemH gene encoding ferrochelatase gives MKKAILMMTFGSPEEITFEGVADFFTNIRRGVRPQDHEIQTLYDNYVLIGGTPLQKITREEVALVEARLGNEYSVYFANKFSRPFIPDVIGQMEADGIEQCICLILEPHYSFYSVMGYEKFLESKQIQFLVIKDWYQEEALLNYWADEIGEILKEEVKQDSFKIIFSAHSVPIFALDFGDPYIDQIFENSKLVAEKLGLSSEQYTNTWQSESDIGIPWIKPDVLEYLRERKEHPDHYIFVPISFISEHIEVLFDNDVECYDLCQEFGVNYHRPPMPNTDSRLIDALVNTVRANEDKEFKEFLPEEETFDELVPSDETKNILAESQDLQMPEFVKKLIEKKGRENVKMPYLIKKMLEKAGKLPKE, from the coding sequence ATGAAAAAAGCAATTTTAATGATGACTTTCGGTTCGCCAGAAGAGATTACCTTTGAAGGTGTGGCTGATTTTTTCACAAATATTCGTCGTGGAGTGAGACCTCAAGACCACGAGATTCAAACTCTCTATGATAATTATGTACTAATTGGAGGGACGCCTCTGCAAAAAATTACCCGAGAAGAGGTTGCCTTGGTAGAAGCTAGGCTGGGGAATGAGTATAGTGTTTATTTTGCTAATAAGTTTTCTAGACCCTTTATTCCAGATGTGATTGGTCAGATGGAAGCAGACGGAATCGAGCAGTGCATTTGCTTAATTTTAGAGCCCCATTATTCGTTCTACTCTGTCATGGGATATGAGAAATTTTTAGAAAGCAAACAAATTCAGTTTTTAGTTATTAAGGACTGGTATCAAGAAGAAGCGCTCTTAAACTATTGGGCAGATGAAATTGGTGAAATTTTAAAAGAAGAAGTGAAGCAAGATAGCTTTAAAATCATCTTTTCAGCTCACAGTGTCCCCATTTTTGCCTTGGATTTTGGTGATCCTTATATCGATCAAATTTTTGAAAATAGCAAGCTAGTTGCTGAAAAACTAGGTTTGAGTTCCGAGCAATATACTAACACTTGGCAAAGTGAAAGTGATATCGGGATTCCATGGATTAAGCCAGATGTCTTGGAGTATCTTAGAGAACGGAAAGAACATCCAGACCATTATATTTTTGTGCCTATTAGTTTTATCAGTGAGCACATTGAAGTCTTGTTTGACAACGATGTAGAATGTTATGACTTGTGTCAGGAATTTGGGGTGAACTATCATCGTCCACCAATGCCAAATACAGATTCTCGTTTGATCGATGCCTTGGTTAATACCGTCAGAGCTAATGAGGACAAAGAATTTAAGGAATTTCTCCCAGAAGAAGAAACCTTTGATGAGTTAGTTCCTTCAGATGAGACTAAAAATATCTTGGCCGAATCTCAAGATTTACAAATGCCGGAATTTGTGAAAAAACTGATTGAGAAAAAAGGTCGTGAGAATGTTAAGATGCCTTATCTTATTAAGAAAATGCTTGAAAAAGCAGGCAAGTTACCGAAAGAGTAA
- the mscL gene encoding large conductance mechanosensitive channel protein MscL yields MLKDLKAFLLRGNVVDLAVGVIIASAFGAIVTSFVNDIITPLLLNPALEAAKVQNIAELAWNGVTYGKFLSAIINFLVVGTVLFFVIKAMEKAQSLTKKEETVEEAPAGPTELEVLQEIKALLEKK; encoded by the coding sequence ATGTTAAAAGATCTTAAAGCATTTTTGCTTCGTGGTAATGTTGTTGACCTTGCTGTCGGTGTGATTATTGCCTCTGCTTTTGGTGCTATCGTAACTTCATTCGTTAACGATATCATCACTCCTCTACTATTGAACCCAGCCTTGGAAGCTGCGAAAGTACAAAATATCGCTGAGCTTGCATGGAATGGTGTTACATATGGTAAATTCTTGAGTGCTATTATCAACTTCCTTGTTGTAGGTACTGTTCTCTTCTTCGTTATTAAAGCTATGGAAAAAGCCCAAAGCCTTACTAAGAAAGAAGAAACTGTTGAAGAAGCTCCAGCTGGACCAACTGAATTGGAAGTACTTCAAGAAATCAAAGCTCTTCTTGAGAAAAAATAA
- a CDS encoding GtrA family protein has protein sequence MKKRIQSLFVNELLAYLFFGVATTLVSILSRLVIYQLTHKELLATGLANSIGILFAFFTNDRLVFKQVRQNWPSRLVKFTLARLSTFLLDMFLTFFFVTQFPNIIGQFVNNNIDKVNSIETVISQFLIIILNYIFSKVFIFKK, from the coding sequence ATGAAAAAACGCATTCAAAGTCTCTTCGTGAATGAGCTCTTAGCCTATCTCTTTTTTGGTGTAGCAACTACTCTTGTCTCCATTCTATCCCGATTAGTCATTTATCAATTAACCCATAAAGAACTGCTTGCTACTGGACTAGCAAATAGTATCGGTATCCTCTTTGCCTTTTTTACAAATGATAGACTTGTATTTAAGCAAGTTAGGCAGAATTGGCCAAGCCGTTTAGTAAAATTTACTCTAGCACGTCTTTCTACTTTTCTTTTAGACATGTTTTTAACATTTTTCTTTGTGACACAGTTTCCTAATATTATCGGACAATTTGTAAATAATAATATAGACAAGGTTAATAGTATTGAAACCGTTATTTCACAATTCTTGATAATTATCCTCAATTATATTTTTAGTAAGGTATTTATTTTTAAAAAATAA
- a CDS encoding QueT transporter family protein: protein MKKLTIRDVADIAIVAAIYVVLTVTPPLNAISYGAYQFRISEMMNFMAFYNPKYIIGVTIGCMIANFFSFGLLDVFVGGGSTLVFLSLGVWLFAKYSKDYLFNGLIRKDHFFFSILFSISMFTIAAELNIVAQLPFFLTWFTTGIGEFASLIIGAIIIGKIGRRIDLSK from the coding sequence ATGAAAAAATTAACTATTCGTGATGTTGCAGATATTGCAATCGTTGCTGCTATCTATGTCGTTTTAACTGTCACACCACCCCTAAATGCTATTAGCTACGGTGCTTATCAGTTCCGTATTTCAGAAATGATGAACTTTATGGCTTTTTACAATCCAAAGTACATTATCGGAGTTACTATCGGTTGTATGATTGCTAATTTCTTTAGCTTCGGACTGCTAGATGTCTTTGTTGGTGGTGGATCAACCCTAGTATTCCTTAGTCTAGGTGTTTGGCTTTTTGCAAAATACAGCAAAGATTACCTCTTTAATGGATTAATTCGAAAAGATCATTTCTTCTTTTCAATCCTCTTTTCAATTTCCATGTTTACTATCGCTGCAGAGTTGAATATCGTAGCGCAATTACCATTTTTCCTTACTTGGTTCACAACAGGGATTGGTGAATTTGCCTCATTAATTATTGGTGCGATTATCATTGGTAAAATTGGTCGTCGAATTGATTTAAGCAAATAG
- a CDS encoding aspartate-semialdehyde dehydrogenase, which translates to MGYTVAVVGATGAVGAQMIKMLEESTLPIDKIRYLASARSAGKTLKFKGQDITIEETTETAFEGVDIALFSAGGSTSAKYAPYAVKAGAVVVDNTSYFRQNPDVPLVVPEVNAHALDVHNGIIACPNCSTIQMMVALEPVRQKWGLDRIIVSTYQAVSGAGMGAILETQRELREVLNDGVDPRDLHAEILPSGGDKKHYPIVFNALPQIDVFTDNDYTYEEMKMTKETKKIMEDDSIAVSATCVRIPVLSAHSESVYIETKEVAPIEEVKAAISAFPGAVLEDDVAHQIYPQAINAVGSRDTFIGRIRKDLDAEKGIHMWVVSDNLLKGAAWNSVQIAETLHERGLVRPTAELKFELK; encoded by the coding sequence ATGGGATATACAGTTGCTGTAGTCGGCGCGACAGGTGCTGTCGGAGCTCAGATGATAAAAATGTTGGAAGAATCAACACTTCCAATTGATAAAATCCGTTACCTTGCTTCTGCTCGTTCAGCAGGCAAGACTTTGAAATTTAAAGGTCAAGATATTACGATTGAAGAAACGACTGAAACAGCTTTTGAAGGAGTTGATATTGCTCTCTTTTCAGCTGGCGGTTCTACATCAGCTAAGTATGCACCATACGCAGTGAAAGCTGGAGCGGTAGTAGTAGATAATACATCTTACTTCCGTCAAAATCCAGATGTTCCTTTGGTTGTTCCAGAGGTCAATGCTCATGCACTTGATGTCCACAACGGTATCATTGCCTGCCCTAACTGTTCAACAATTCAAATGATGGTAGCTCTTGAGCCAGTTCGCCAAAAATGGGGCTTAGACCGTATCATTGTTTCAACTTACCAAGCAGTTTCAGGTGCTGGTATGGGAGCAATTCTTGAGACGCAACGTGAACTTCGTGAAGTCTTGAATGATGGTGTAGACCCACGTGATTTGCATGCGGAAATCTTGCCTTCAGGTGGTGATAAGAAACATTATCCTATCGTTTTTAATGCTCTTCCACAAATCGATGTCTTCACTGACAATGATTACACTTACGAAGAGATGAAGATGACTAAGGAAACTAAGAAAATTATGGAAGATGATAGCATTGCAGTATCTGCAACGTGTGTGCGTATTCCAGTCTTGTCAGCTCACTCTGAGTCTGTTTACATCGAAACAAAAGAAGTGGCTCCAATCGAAGAAGTAAAAGCAGCTATCTCAGCCTTCCCAGGTGCTGTTCTCGAAGATGATGTAGCTCATCAAATTTATCCTCAAGCTATCAATGCAGTGGGTTCACGTGATACCTTTATTGGTCGTATCCGTAAAGACTTGGATGCTGAAAAAGGAATCCACATGTGGGTTGTTTCAGATAACCTTCTCAAAGGTGCTGCTTGGAACTCAGTTCAGATTGCTGAAACTTTGCACGAACGTGGCTTGGTTCGTCCAACAGCTGAATTGAAATTTGAATTAAAATAG
- the dapA gene encoding 4-hydroxy-tetrahydrodipicolinate synthase: MSYQDLKECKIITAFITPFHEDGSINFDAIPALIEHLLAHHTDGILLAGTTAESPTLTHDEELELFAAVQKIVNGRVPLIAGVGTNDTRDSIEFVKEVAEFGGFAAGLAIVPYYNKPSQEGMYQHFKAIADASDLPIIIYNIPGRVVVELTPETMLRLADHPNIIGVKECTSLANMAYLIEHKPEEFLIYTGEDGDAFHAMNLGADGVISVASHTNGDEMHEMFTAIAESDMKKAAAIQRKFIPKVNALFSYPSPAPVKAVLNYMGFEAGPTRLPLVPAPEEDAKRIIKVVVDGDYEATKATVTGVLRPDY; the protein is encoded by the coding sequence ATGTCTTATCAGGATTTAAAAGAGTGTAAAATCATCACAGCCTTTATTACTCCCTTCCACGAGGATGGTTCCATCAACTTTGACGCTATTCCAGCCTTGATTGAGCATCTGTTGGCCCATCATACAGACGGAATTCTCCTTGCAGGAACCACTGCTGAGAGTCCAACCTTGACCCACGATGAGGAGTTGGAGTTGTTTGCGGCTGTACAAAAGATTGTCAATGGACGTGTTCCTTTGATTGCGGGTGTAGGTACCAATGATACGCGTGACTCAATTGAGTTTGTCAAAGAAGTAGCAGAATTCGGTGGTTTTGCTGCTGGGCTTGCTATTGTTCCTTACTACAACAAACCTTCTCAAGAAGGAATGTATCAGCATTTTAAGGCTATTGCAGATGCTTCTGACCTACCAATTATTATCTATAACATTCCAGGTCGTGTGGTTGTCGAATTGACTCCAGAAACTATGCTTCGTTTGGCTGACCATCCAAATATTATTGGGGTTAAAGAATGTACTAGCTTGGCTAATATGGCTTACTTGATTGAGCACAAACCTGAAGAATTTTTGATTTATACAGGTGAGGATGGAGATGCTTTCCATGCCATGAACCTTGGTGCTGACGGGGTTATTTCTGTTGCCTCTCATACAAATGGGGATGAAATGCACGAGATGTTTACTGCCATTGCAGAAAGCGATATGAAGAAAGCCGCAGCTATTCAACGTAAATTCATTCCTAAGGTTAATGCCCTCTTCTCATATCCAAGTCCTGCTCCAGTTAAGGCTGTTCTGAACTATATGGGATTTGAAGCTGGACCAACTCGTCTACCTCTTGTTCCAGCACCAGAAGAAGATGCTAAACGCATTATCAAGGTTGTTGTAGATGGCGACTATGAAGCAACAAAGGCAACTGTAACAGGTGTCTTAAGACCAGATTACTAA
- the mnmE gene encoding tRNA uridine-5-carboxymethylaminomethyl(34) synthesis GTPase MnmE — protein sequence MITREFDTIAAISTPLGEGAIGIVRLSGTESFAIAQKIFKGKDLNKVASHTLNYGHIIDPQTGKVMDEVMVGAMKSPKTFTREDIIEINTHGGIAVTNEILQLAIREGARLAEPGEFTKRAFLNGRVDLTQAEAVMDIIRAKTDKAMNTAVKQLDGSLSDLINNTRQEILNTLAQVEVNIDYPEYDDVEEATTAIIREKTMEFEQMLTNLLRTARRGKILREGISTAIIGRPNVGKSSLLNNLLREDKAIVTDIAGTTRDVIEEYVNINGVPLKLIDTAGIRETDDIVEQIGVERSKKALKEADLVLLVLNASEPLTAQDRQLLEISQDTNRIILLNKTDLPEAIETSELPEDVIRISVLKNQNIDKIEERINNLFFENAGLVEQDATYLSNARHISLIEKAVESLQAVNEGLELGMPVDLLQVDLTRTWEILGEITGDAAPDELITQLFSQFCLGK from the coding sequence ATGATTACACGTGAATTTGATACCATCGCTGCTATCTCTACTCCACTAGGTGAAGGGGCTATTGGTATTGTCCGCCTGAGCGGAACAGAAAGTTTTGCAATTGCGCAAAAGATTTTTAAAGGAAAAGACTTGAACAAGGTTGCCAGCCACACTCTCAACTACGGTCACATTATTGATCCTCAGACAGGAAAAGTCATGGACGAGGTTATGGTTGGGGCTATGAAGTCTCCAAAGACCTTCACTCGTGAGGATATTATCGAGATTAACACCCATGGTGGGATTGCGGTGACCAATGAGATTCTCCAGTTAGCTATCCGTGAAGGAGCTCGATTGGCAGAACCTGGTGAATTTACCAAACGTGCCTTTCTAAACGGTCGTGTGGACTTGACACAGGCCGAGGCAGTGATGGATATCATCCGTGCCAAGACAGACAAGGCCATGAACACTGCAGTCAAACAACTTGATGGTTCCCTTTCTGATCTTATCAATAATACCCGTCAAGAAATCCTCAATACACTTGCCCAAGTCGAGGTTAATATTGATTATCCTGAGTATGACGATGTTGAGGAAGCCACTACTGCTATTATCCGTGAAAAGACTATGGAGTTTGAGCAAATGCTAACTAATCTCCTTAGGACAGCCCGTCGCGGCAAAATCCTCCGTGAGGGAATTTCAACAGCTATCATCGGCCGTCCTAACGTTGGGAAATCAAGCCTTCTTAACAACCTCTTGCGTGAGGACAAGGCTATCGTTACAGATATTGCTGGTACTACTCGAGATGTCATTGAAGAATACGTCAACATCAATGGTGTTCCTCTCAAATTGATTGATACAGCTGGTATCCGTGAAACGGATGATATTGTTGAACAAATTGGAGTTGAGCGTTCGAAAAAAGCTCTTAAGGAAGCTGACCTAGTTCTGCTAGTGCTAAACGCTAGTGAACCACTGACTGCTCAAGACAGACAACTTCTTGAGATTAGCCAAGATACAAACCGTATTATTCTTCTTAATAAAACTGATCTTCCTGAAGCAATTGAAACTTCAGAACTTCCAGAAGATGTCATCCGTATTTCAGTCCTTAAAAATCAAAACATTGATAAGATTGAAGAGAGAATTAACAACCTCTTCTTTGAAAATGCTGGTTTGGTTGAGCAAGACGCTACTTACTTGTCAAATGCCCGTCACATTTCCTTGATTGAGAAGGCTGTTGAAAGCCTACAAGCTGTTAATGAAGGTCTTGAACTGGGAATGCCAGTTGACTTGCTTCAAGTTGACTTGACCCGTACTTGGGAAATTCTCGGAGAAATCACTGGAGATGCTGCTCCAGATGAACTCATTACCCAACTCTTTAGCCAATTCTGTTTAGGAAAATAA
- a CDS encoding 4-oxalocrotonate tautomerase: MPFVRIDLFEGRTLEQKKALAKEVTEAVVRNTGAPQSAVHVIINDMPEGTYFPQGEMRTK, encoded by the coding sequence ATGCCATTTGTACGTATCGATTTATTTGAAGGACGCACGCTCGAGCAAAAGAAGGCTCTTGCTAAGGAAGTAACAGAAGCTGTTGTTCGCAACACTGGAGCCCCTCAATCTGCTGTCCATGTCATCATCAACGACATGCCAGAAGGAACTTACTTCCCTCAAGGTGAAATGCGCACCAAATAA
- a CDS encoding thymidine kinase: MAQLYYRYGTMNSGKTIEILKVAYNYEEQGKGVVIMTSALDTRDGVGYVSSRIGMKRPAIAIEETTDIFGYIRNLSEKPYCVLVDEAQFLKRHHVYDLARVVDELDIPVMAFGLKNDFRNELFEGSKYLLLLADKIDEIKTICQYCKKKATMVLRTQDGLPVYDGEQIQIGGNETYISVCRKHYFAPEINKENEEK; encoded by the coding sequence ATGGCACAGTTGTATTATCGTTATGGGACCATGAACTCTGGTAAGACGATTGAGATTCTCAAGGTGGCCTATAACTATGAGGAGCAAGGAAAAGGTGTTGTGATTATGACCTCAGCTCTTGATACTCGTGACGGTGTTGGCTATGTGTCGAGTCGTATTGGCATGAAACGCCCTGCCATTGCGATTGAGGAAACGACGGATATCTTCGGCTATATCCGAAACCTATCTGAAAAACCATACTGTGTGTTAGTTGATGAGGCTCAGTTTCTCAAGCGTCACCATGTTTACGACCTAGCTCGTGTTGTTGATGAGTTAGACATACCTGTCATGGCTTTTGGTTTGAAAAATGACTTTCGCAATGAACTGTTCGAAGGTTCCAAATATCTCTTGCTCTTAGCAGACAAGATTGACGAAATCAAGACCATCTGTCAGTATTGTAAGAAAAAGGCAACTATGGTTTTGCGAACACAGGATGGACTACCAGTTTACGATGGAGAACAGATCCAGATTGGTGGAAATGAAACCTATATCTCAGTTTGCCGTAAACATTATTTTGCCCCTGAAATCAATAAGGAGAATGAAGAAAAATGA
- the prfA gene encoding peptide chain release factor 1 has product MNIYDQLQAVEDRYEELGELLSDPDVVSDTKRFMDLSKEEASTRDTVTAYREYKQVLQNIVDAEEMIKESGGDADLEEMAKQELKDAKAEKEEYEEKLKILLLPKDPNDDKNIILEIRGAAGGDEAALFAGDLLTMYQKYAEAQGWRFEVMEASMNGVGGFKEVVAMVSGQSVYSKLKYESGAHRVQRVPVTESQGRVHTSTATVLVMPEVEEVEYDIDPKDLRVDIYHASGAGGQNVNKVATAVRIVHLPTNIKVEMQEERTQQKNREKAMKIIRARVADHFAQIAQDEQDAERKSTIGTGDRSERIRTYNFPQNRVTDHRIGLTLQKLDTILSGKLDEVVDALVLYDQTQKLEELNK; this is encoded by the coding sequence ATGAACATCTATGATCAACTACAAGCTGTAGAAGACCGTTATGAAGAATTAGGAGAGTTGCTCAGTGACCCAGATGTAGTTTCGGACACCAAGCGTTTCATGGATCTTTCCAAAGAAGAGGCTTCTACTCGTGATACGGTAACAGCCTACCGTGAGTATAAACAAGTCCTTCAAAACATCGTTGACGCTGAAGAAATGATTAAGGAATCAGGCGGAGATGCGGACTTGGAAGAAATGGCCAAGCAAGAACTCAAAGATGCCAAGGCTGAAAAAGAAGAATACGAAGAAAAACTGAAAATCTTGCTCCTTCCAAAGGATCCAAACGATGATAAGAACATCATCCTTGAAATCCGTGGCGCCGCTGGTGGAGACGAAGCAGCACTTTTCGCTGGAGATTTGCTAACCATGTACCAAAAGTATGCTGAAGCCCAAGGCTGGCGCTTTGAAGTTATGGAAGCTTCTATGAATGGTGTCGGTGGTTTCAAAGAAGTCGTTGCCATGGTTTCAGGTCAATCTGTTTACTCTAAACTCAAGTACGAATCTGGTGCCCACCGTGTGCAACGTGTCCCTGTGACAGAAAGCCAAGGCCGTGTTCATACTTCAACAGCAACAGTTCTTGTCATGCCTGAAGTCGAAGAAGTAGAATACGATATTGATCCAAAAGACCTTCGTGTCGATATCTATCACGCCTCTGGTGCTGGTGGACAGAACGTCAATAAGGTTGCGACTGCTGTTCGTATCGTTCACTTGCCAACCAATATCAAGGTTGAGATGCAGGAAGAACGTACCCAGCAGAAGAACCGTGAGAAGGCCATGAAAATCATTCGTGCGCGTGTTGCTGACCACTTTGCTCAGATTGCACAAGATGAACAAGACGCTGAGCGTAAGTCAACAATCGGTACTGGTGACCGTTCAGAACGAATTCGTACTTATAACTTCCCACAAAACCGTGTTACAGACCACCGTATTGGATTGACCCTTCAAAAACTAGATACCATTTTGTCTGGTAAATTGGATGAAGTCGTGGATGCCTTGGTGCTCTATGATCAAACACAAAAATTAGAAGAATTAAACAAATAA
- the prmC gene encoding peptide chain release factor N(5)-glutamine methyltransferase, producing the protein MKLAQLFSDFEEELIRQGEEAESLSFVYRSLKNLSFTDFVFALQQEVNKEEKQFVKGIFQQLAAHKPAQYIIGQTDFYGMQLTVDERVLIPRPETEELVGLILAENPETNLSVLDIGTGSGAIALALAKNRPDWSVTAADISQDALDLANENAKNQNLQIFLKKSDCFTEISEKYDIIVSNPPYISREDESEVGLNVLHSEPHLALFADEDGLAIYRRIAEDAKDYLKDGGKIYLEIGYKQGQSVPELFRKHLPEKRVRTLKDQFGQDRMVVVDDGQY; encoded by the coding sequence ATGAAATTAGCTCAATTATTTTCAGATTTTGAAGAAGAGTTGATAAGACAAGGAGAGGAAGCTGAAAGCCTCTCTTTTGTCTATCGTAGCCTGAAAAATCTTTCTTTTACAGATTTTGTCTTTGCCCTCCAGCAAGAGGTAAACAAGGAAGAAAAACAATTTGTAAAAGGAATTTTCCAACAGTTAGCAGCTCATAAACCAGCCCAGTACATCATTGGACAGACAGATTTTTATGGAATGCAGTTAACAGTTGATGAGCGAGTATTGATCCCTCGTCCAGAAACAGAGGAGTTGGTGGGGCTTATTCTGGCTGAAAATCCTGAGACGAATCTTTCAGTTCTGGATATTGGAACAGGTAGTGGAGCTATTGCTCTCGCTCTAGCAAAAAACAGACCAGATTGGTCAGTGACAGCAGCAGATATTTCCCAAGATGCTTTAGATTTAGCTAACGAAAATGCTAAAAATCAAAATCTTCAAATATTTTTAAAAAAATCTGACTGTTTTACAGAAATTTCTGAAAAATATGATATAATTGTTTCCAATCCACCCTATATCTCTCGTGAAGATGAGTCAGAGGTCGGTTTGAATGTTTTGCATTCGGAGCCTCATCTAGCTCTCTTTGCAGACGAGGATGGCCTAGCTATTTACCGTAGAATTGCGGAAGATGCAAAAGACTATCTCAAAGATGGTGGTAAGATTTACCTTGAAATTGGATACAAGCAAGGTCAAAGTGTTCCTGAACTTTTTAGGAAGCATCTTCCTGAAAAACGTGTAAGAACACTTAAGGATCAATTTGGTCAAGATAGGATGGTCGTGGTTGATGATGGACAGTATTAA
- a CDS encoding L-threonylcarbamoyladenylate synthase, producing MMDSIKQELENGGAVVLPTETVYGLFAKALDEKAVNHVYQIKRRPRDKALNLNIASLEDILYFSKNQPTYLQKLVETFLPGPLTIILEANDRVPYWVNSGLATVGFRMPSHPTTLDLIRETGPLIGPSANISGQESGVTFNQILEDFDQEVLGLEDDAFLTGQDSTILDLSGDKVKILRQGAVKREDILARLPEISFEEA from the coding sequence ATGATGGACAGTATTAAACAAGAGTTGGAAAATGGTGGAGCTGTCGTTCTACCTACAGAGACAGTTTACGGTCTTTTTGCCAAGGCTCTAGACGAAAAAGCAGTTAATCATGTATACCAGATTAAACGTCGTCCCAGAGACAAGGCGCTCAATCTTAATATCGCCTCTCTAGAGGACATTTTGTACTTTTCTAAGAATCAGCCAACTTATCTACAAAAACTTGTAGAGACCTTTTTACCAGGTCCCTTAACCATTATTCTCGAAGCTAATGACCGAGTTCCCTATTGGGTCAATTCTGGTCTTGCAACTGTTGGATTTCGGATGCCTAGTCATCCCACTACCCTTGATTTGATTCGAGAGACAGGACCCTTGATTGGGCCGTCTGCCAATATTTCAGGTCAGGAAAGTGGAGTGACCTTTAATCAAATTCTAGAGGATTTTGACCAAGAGGTTCTGGGTCTGGAAGACGATGCTTTTCTAACTGGACAGGATTCAACTATTTTGGATCTGTCTGGAGACAAGGTGAAAATCTTACGTCAAGGGGCCGTTAAGCGAGAAGATATTCTTGCTCGGTTGCCAGAGATTTCTTTTGAGGAGGCATGA
- a CDS encoding GNAT family N-acetyltransferase — protein sequence MLRNLRETDVKSICDINQEALGYSFSPEDTASQLAKLSQDSHHFLLGYEDEASHVLLGYVHAEVYESLYSKAGFNILALAVSPQAQGQGIGKSLLQGLDQEAKRRGYGFIRLNSADHRLGAHAFYEKVGYTCDKMQKRFIRIF from the coding sequence ATGCTAAGAAATTTAAGAGAAACAGATGTGAAATCTATATGTGACATTAACCAAGAAGCTTTGGGCTATTCTTTTAGTCCAGAGGACACGGCTAGTCAACTAGCTAAACTGTCTCAGGATTCCCATCATTTCCTTCTTGGCTATGAGGATGAAGCTAGTCATGTCTTACTTGGATATGTCCACGCTGAGGTCTATGAATCACTTTATTCTAAAGCAGGATTTAATATTTTAGCCTTAGCAGTTTCACCTCAAGCGCAAGGTCAAGGTATTGGTAAAAGCTTACTGCAAGGGTTGGATCAAGAAGCAAAAAGACGTGGTTATGGGTTTATCCGCTTAAACTCTGCCGATCATCGTCTGGGTGCTCATGCATTTTATGAAAAAGTTGGTTATACTTGTGATAAAATGCAGAAACGGTTTATTCGCATCTTTTAG